One stretch of Tolypothrix sp. NIES-4075 DNA includes these proteins:
- a CDS encoding Uma2 family endonuclease, translated as MYKYNPLHCLPSSAELPDSDDTPVDSELQILIPNLLLAILSAIWQYRDDWYFGINMGVYYEPSQDAIVPDGFLSLGVERFVGENGRSSYVLWEEDNIPPILAIEIVSQTYNGEYEQKKTDYADNGILYYVIYAPTRLRRKRQRLEVYRLVEGEYILQPGDKIWMPEIGLGIGRECGTFQGRTREWLFWYNQDGNRYQTPEEVAVEQQQQIEETQQQLQELLAKLQQQGIDPNTL; from the coding sequence ATGTATAAATACAATCCCTTACACTGCCTACCATCTTCCGCAGAATTACCTGATTCTGATGATACCCCCGTGGATAGCGAACTACAAATATTAATACCCAACTTACTCTTAGCCATTTTGTCAGCAATTTGGCAATACCGCGATGATTGGTATTTTGGTATTAATATGGGAGTTTATTACGAACCAAGCCAAGATGCCATTGTTCCCGATGGATTTCTGAGTTTGGGTGTAGAACGTTTTGTTGGTGAAAATGGACGTTCGAGTTATGTACTTTGGGAAGAAGATAATATTCCTCCAATTCTAGCTATAGAAATAGTCTCCCAAACCTACAACGGCGAATACGAACAGAAAAAAACAGATTATGCCGATAATGGTATATTATATTACGTCATTTATGCACCCACTCGGCTACGACGCAAACGTCAAAGATTAGAAGTTTATCGCTTAGTTGAGGGTGAATATATTTTACAACCTGGCGATAAAATTTGGATGCCAGAAATAGGTTTAGGTATCGGACGTGAATGCGGAACCTTTCAAGGACGAACGCGGGAATGGCTGTTTTGGTATAACCAAGATGGTAACAGATATCAAACACCAGAAGAAGTCGCAGTTGAGCAACAACAACAAATCGAAGAAACTCAACAACAGCTTCAGGAACTTCTAGCTAAATTACAACAGCAAGGGATTGACCCCAATACACTTTGA